From a region of the Trichoderma atroviride chromosome 6, complete sequence genome:
- a CDS encoding uncharacterized protein (EggNog:ENOG41~TransMembrane:1 (o331-354i)) encodes MSPVISLLAKPRQRGAQPYQKHALIYFICGNPGLVNFYVAFLDCLRGMLDAADEGEGGTAYDIYGRNLLGFSDDDHEPFGETNGPWDLDGQIEGIYEDVAARSVIPDDAGAEGERGKGSRPYDFVVLMGHSVGAYISVEIMHRHMKDGAERAPHLNLRHGFLLFPTLTHIASSPSGRRVALLTKMPGMEKNAHRIAKLILGCIPYVCVLWIVTHVMGFTAQTAEVTARWLKSRDGVWQAIYLGGSEMRTICEERWEEELWEATEDDGRSGEGEAKMPKFFLFYGRNDHWVANHLRDAFIERRRREEGHTRILVDEGDIPHAFCVREREFCLLPFCFCMFMILTMMLVDTSWLVAKKVHEWVREIEGGQ; translated from the coding sequence ATGTCTCCCGTGATTTCGCTGCTCGCCAAGCCGCGGCAGCGCGGTGCCCAGCCGTACCAGAAACACGCCCTCATCTACTTCATCTGCGGCAACCCAGGCCTCGTCAACTTTTACGTGGCCTTTCTCGACTGTCTCCGCGGCATGCTGGATGCGGCagacgagggcgagggcgggACGGCGTACGACATCTATGGGCGGAACCTGCTGGGCTTTAGCGATGATGATCATGAGCCGTTTGGCGAGACCAACGGGCCGTGGGATCTGGATGGCCAGATTGAGGGCATCTACGAGGACGTTGCGGCGAGGAGCGTCATTCCGGACGATGCTGGGGCCGAGGGCGAGCGGGGGAAGGGATCGCGGCCGTATGACtttgtggtgttgatgggCCATTCGGTTGGTGCGTACATTTCGGTTGAGATTATGCATCGGCACATGAAGGACGGCGCGGAGCGAGCGCCGCATTTGAACCTGCGGCATGGGTTTTTGCTCTTCCCGACGCTGACGCACATTGCGAGCTCACCCAGCGGGAGGAGAGTCGCGCTCTTGACGAAGATGCCCGGCATGGAGAAGAATGCGCATCGCATAGCAAAGCTGATTCTCGGGTGTATTCCATATGTGTGCGTCTTGTGGATCGTGACGCATGTGATGGGCTTTACGGCGCAGACGGCCGAGGTGACGGCGCGGTGGCTGAAGAGTCGGGATGGAGTCTGGCAGGCGATTTATCTGGGAGGGTCGGAGATGAGGACGATTTGCGAGGAGAGGTGGGAGGAGGAGTTGTGGGAGGCGACTGAGGATGACGGACGCtcgggagagggagaagcaaagatgcctaagttttttctcttctatgGGAGGAATGATCATTGGGTTGCAAATCATCTGCGGGATGCGTTTATCgagcggaggaggagggaggagggGCATACGAGGATTTTGGTTGATGAGGGGGATATTCCGCATGCGTTTTGCGTGAGGGAGCGTGAGTTTTGCTtattgcctttttgcttttgtaTGTTTATGATActgacgatgatgctggtAGATACGAGTTGGCTGGTTGCGAAAAAGGTTCATGAGTGGGTGAGGGAGATTGAGGGAGGGCagtga
- a CDS encoding uncharacterized protein (EggNog:ENOG41~SECRETED:SignalP(1-21)), which translates to MKAATVLAVAFAALAQAQTRADIPSCALPCLDDAVKANTKCSTTDYACICKDFSAVQTAATSCVISKCGADVALNKVLPATQALCANPGSGSSAAGSSSAAATSAAQTSAAQTSAPASSAPASSAPASSAPVSSAPASSAAASSVPAGTGVSTTVITSVTPVGTGVPPAGNRTTTGPTGAPTNAGSALLPGLAMLALGALAL; encoded by the exons ATGAAGGCCGCCACCGTTCTCGCTGTTGCTTTCGCCGCTCTGGCCCAGGCCCAGACCCGCGCTGATATCCCCAGCTGCGCTCTGCCCTGCCTcgacgatgccgtcaaggccaACACCAAGTGCTCTACCACCGACTACGCCTGTATCTGCAAGGACTTCAGCGCTGTCCAGACCGCTGCCACCTCCTGCGTCATCTCCAAGTGCGGTGCTGATGTCGCCCTGA ACAAGGTCCTCCCCGCCACCCAGGCTCTCTGTGCCAACCCTGGCTCCGGCTCCTCTGCcgctggctcttcttctgccgctgccaccaGCGCTGCCCAGACCTCTGCTGCCCAGACCTCCGCTCCCGCCAGCTCTGCTCCTGCCAGCTCTGCTCCCGCCAGCTCTGCTCCCGTCAGCTCTGCCCCTGccagctctgctgctgcttcttctgtcCCCGCCGGCACTGGTGTTTCCACCACTGTCATCACCAGCGTCACTCCCGTTGGCACCGGTGTTCCCCCCGCCGGCAACCGAACCACCACCGGCCCTACTGGTGCTCCCACCAACGCCGGTTCTGCTCTCCTGCCCGGCCTTGCCATGCTCGCCCTCGGTGCCCTTGCCCTGTAA
- a CDS encoding uncharacterized protein (EggNog:ENOG41) gives MQAEPVEASLLRFRDAERIVGIKLATYVFPHADEYISAEHRQQFAILVEIFQQHLHKHSEVSLEHSIRTEFQLKMCGGHRLTAEPSIVIAHPCNDPNTGLAILKTLTQPQIRDQYELHSTTRFQIYLSLRPTFEYLASPSDNFNICIKSPYFPGAVLTSGDTCDNVSTITCGIRFSNTDDTIFALTPAHALKRIGLGSVKSIQKGTSGSPPTPSEPQATCILADVEYDMDQLKQLEKATTEAIVRREYNSKLAKSRDEGDLLRPGTQIISPSRAWGRLGQSNTPNLDWALVEINPSHGRTAADGACQVFALADEKRAVQIMTPRGWLHGMIRRSLTFITNSGSDSPLCEVWTVTVTGLTDGDVRMGDSGSLVIDTITRQPCGYVIAVNRVQELYVMPLCLVLQQIAETVSIPNVRPELFLNLKQIQRPIQAQGPDFGMLMTYFSQPWSRIRAEEQRRPAWLRKLRAKCAGGWNYVQMGVRSLWLPSIQKLSRYGFAAYNQNNKFSDTPSRIDHVEEHGHNGSRAIHRYRGNSSQDSFAPLVNNRRGQFSDIPLKKLARPPPTKPPSYGWPITADNDPINSYGHRIFPGNPIMDARAYDQDASILSPVPTRPPGFRTAETLEGSFQIMQHIEIRQNTRRASTPLPVNRVHVSGPPAENAALNREELPLLPTSLSRRKQKKVLRQASRHLSKCALEFCNRHQLPNTVIQGMEPRERPFVARNLGRKRAPDCGWGEFVFLLKFLIAEQQVPLEALDSDLAAHFRAVLHASLGVDAVLRHAEPLRDDRTILKILSAGVQVANMLNDEKAMGKLRRLLMKTERTMIEAGA, from the exons ATGCAGGCCGAGCCCGTGGAAGCGTCATTGTTGAGATTCCGTGATGCTGAAAGGATCGTCGGCATCAAGCTAGCAACCTATGTGTTTCCTCACGCAGATGAATACATCAGTGCAGAGCACCGGCAGCAGTTCGCCATCCTTGTGGAGATTTTCCAACAACACCTTCACAAACACTCTGAGGTGTCTCTTGAGCACTCAATTCGGACAGAGTTTCAGCTCAAGATGTGCGGCGGTCATAGGTTAACCGCCGAGCCGTCGATTGTCATAGCACATCCGTGTAATGATCCAAATACTGGCCTTGCGATCCTCAAGACTTTAACCCAGCCACAAATCAGGGACCAGTATGAGCTTCACTCAACGACTCGGTTTCAAATATACCTCTCCCTCAGGCCCACGTTTGAGTATCTTGCGTCCCCTTCCGACAATTTCAACATCTGCATCAAGAGCCCCTATTTTCCCGGCGCTGTCCTTACTTCAGGTGACACTTGCGATAATGTCAGCACCATTACTTGCGGTATCCGGTTTTCCAACACTGATGATACAATCTTTGCGCTGACGCCTGCCCATGCTCTCAAAAGAATTGGGCTCGGTAGCGTAAAGAGTATTCAGAAGGGTACATCTGGTTCGCCGCCTACGCCAAGTGAGCCCCAAGCAACATGCATATTGGCAGATGTGGAGTACGACATGGACCAACTCAAGCAGCTCGAAAAAGCCACAACTGAGGCCATTGTGCGCCGTGAGTATAATTCAAAGCTGGCGAAGAGCCGTGACGAGGGCGATTTGCTACGTCCTGGGACTCAAATTATATCGCCGAGTCGAGCTTGGGGTCGATTAGGCCAGTCTAATACTCCCAACCTGGACTGGGCTTTGGTAGAGATCAACCCAAGCCATGGAAGaacagcagctgatggcGCATGCCAAGTGTTTGCTTTGGCTGACGAAAAGCGTGCGGTACAAATAATGACACCACGGGGCTGGCTACACGGCATGATTCGCAGGTCACTCACCTTTATCACCAATTCCGGCAGCGATAGCCCCTTGTGTGAGGTTTGGACCGTTACCGTTACCGGGCTAA CTGATGGAGATGTACGGATGGGAGACAGCGGGTCTCTTGTTATTGACACCATCACACGTCAACCCTGCGGATACGTTATCGCGGTCAATCGCGTACAGGAGCTATACGTGATGCCACTATGCCTAGTTCTCCAGCAAATTGCAGAAACGGTGTCTATTCCCAATGTCAGACCAGAACTGTTCTTGAACCTCAAACAGATCCAGCGACCCATACAAGCTCAGGGGCCGGACTTTGGGATGCTCATGACCTACTTTTCCCAACCTTGGTCGCGGATCAGGGCGGAAGAGCAGCGACGGCCCGCTTGGTTGCGCAAACTGCGCGCAAAATGTGCTGGAGGATGGAACTATGTTCAGATGGGAGTCCGCAGTCTTTGGTTGCCGTCAATTCAGAAACTCTCACGCTATGGCTTCGCAGCTTATAATCAGAACAACAAGTTCAGCGA TACGCCATCCAGAATCGACCATGTAGAAGAACATGGGCATAACGGCTCCCG GGCAATCCATCGATATAGAGGCAATAGTAGCCAGGACAGTTTCGCACCTCTTGTCAACAACCGACGCGGGCAGTTTTCTGATATTCCTCTCAAAAAACTTGCAAGACCACCTCCCACAAAGCCCCCTTCTTACGGTTGGCCAATTACGGCTGACAACGATCCAATCAATTCATATGGGCACCGAATCTTTCCCGGAAACCCCATCATGGACGCACGTGCCTATGATCAAGATGCTTCCATTCTCAGTCCTGTTCCAACGAGACCCCCAGGCTTCCGGACTGCAGAGACACTTGAAGGCTCGTTTCAAATAATGCAGCACATTGAAATCCGCCAAAACACTCGCCGTGCATCAACACCGTTGCCTGTCAATAGGGTTCATGTCAGTGGTCCACCGGCAGAAAATGCTGCCTTGAATCGAGAAGAGCTTCCGCTTCTTCCAACCAGCCTTTCAAGGaggaagcagaaaaaggTTCTGAGACAGGCCAGCCGCCATCTCTCAAAGTGCGCACTCGAGTTCTGCAACAGGCATCAGTTGCCCAACACCGTCATTCAGGGCATGGAGCCCCGGGAACGGCCTTTTGTTGCGCGAAACCTTGGGCGCAAGAGAGCTCCCGATTGCGGATGGGGTGAGTTTGTATTTCTACTCAAATTCCTCATTGCAGAGCAGCAGGTCCCTCTCGAGGCATTGGACAGTGATTTGGCTGCTCATTTTAGGGCGGTTCTGCACGCCTCTTTGGGAGTAGACGCCGTGCTCAGGCATGCGGAGCCCCTGAGGGACGACCGAACCATTCTCAAGATCCTCTCTGCCGGCGTTCAAGTTGCCAATATGCTCAATGATGAGAAAGCCATGGGCAAGCTTCGTCGTCttttgatgaagacggagcGCACGATGATTGAGGCCGGTGCTTAG
- a CDS encoding uncharacterized protein (MEROPS:MER0001911~TransMembrane:9 (i12-31o422-445i479-498o510-527i539-559o571-595i701-722o734-756i768-787o)) translates to MRLPNPFGFRPGPVTFWTTAIYLAVTIPLIYVHETVPPAPSAHSLGKQGLNLSEAWDDLQVITKQYHPFNSKANADVREYLIDRSKAILDRNDVGYETDTTGGVIWNPSIERYTSSSNDDSNVVRAKRPRGATLFDDRTSNVTWTVDSLLRSAKSGAQTWQGYYFEGDNFYVYIHGQDDPEGEWWKSPNNAQYNPGGVLVNCHFDSVSTGYGATDDGMSCVSMLQLLSYFTTEGRQPKHGIVLLFNNAEEDGLLGARAFGYSPLLKFCHTFVNLEGAGAGGRAMLFRTTDLQAAEAYAKSPHPFGSVVAANAFERGVIKSGTDFEVFAPAFGQRGLDIAFYEPRSRYHTEDDDSRHTSVRSIWHMLSAALASTERLSEVTGTVFNGDRADGDDGLVQNGKPTEGVYFDWYGSGWLAFPLKGLFAWSLTLLVVTPVVLFIVTYLLVRQDKYYYFAMDIWRHSEIHDEPVAINGWRGFFRYPLALIFAIGLTIASILLVAKVNPLIVYSSGYAVWAMTVSLFYFSFWLIMRGANFVRPTALHRGFALVWLFILSWALQVFAALVEDRIHLGGLYFAAFFHSAIFLALFISLLELFTLPGKHEFANRYQDDPAPEHVRITSSDNTITGNEDEEEDHEYAAESATETTPLTSGEPGYGSTEQTTFASTYRRAAQADESPAPSPVKSYPPYEHEQAWSGRLPTWTWFIQLLLLAPVHVIIVGNLGLIQTSSMNMTGADGGGLLAPLMGIGIMTILLLLPLTPFMHRITRHVPLFLLVVFTATFIYNLVAFPFSTNYRYKLYFQEVIDVDAGTDIVSLSGLPEYVEAVVSSIPSAASQGYNCSDKSSRAGLTACKYAVSSLSPHLVDGTEPADLITVTGSLSSDGRTAHLQIDAVDSKMCILELSRPAYGFKLQKGVALDERFGSSPQNGMKSITLFRREWDGAWDVELQLTRDVRETDPKAFDVTAKCAYSDMNDEKTIPVLRELYQYMPKWAVISKAAVGLVEVRKKFTVGDN, encoded by the exons ATGAGGCTCCCGAACCCATTTGGCTTCCGGCCGGGGCCGGTTACTTTCTGGACGACCGCCATCTATCTCGCCGTCACGATACCGCTGATTTATGTCCACGAGACGGTGCCGCCTGCGCCATCGGCGCATTCTCTCGGCAAGCAGGGCTTGAACTTGAGCGAGGCATGGGACGATTTGCAGGTCATTACGAAGCAGTACCATCCGTTCAACAGCAAGGCAAACGCAGACGTCCGCGAGTATTTGATCGACCGTTCCAAAGCAATCTTGGACCGGAATGATGTTGGCTATGAGACGGATACAACTGGGGGAGTGATATGGAACCCCAG TATCGAACGATATACATCTTCGAGTAATGATGATTCCAACGTAGTGAGGGCGAAGCGGCCGCGAGGTGCTACCCTTTTCGACGACCGCACTTCAAACGTGACCTGGACGGTCGACTCGCTGCTTCGGAGCGCCAAGAGCGGCGCGCAGACATGGCAGGGCTACTACTTTGAGGGCGACAACTTCTATGTGTATATCCATGGTCAAGATGATCCCGAGGGCGAGTGGTGGAAATCTCCAAACAACGCGCAATACAACCCCGGAGGCGTTCTCGTCAACTGCCATTTTGACTC TGTCTCGACGGGTTATGGTGCGACAGACGATGGCATGTCGTGCGTAAGtatgctgcagctgctcagCTACTTCACCACAGAGGGCCGCCAGCCGAAGCATggcatcgtcctcctcttcaacaaTGCAGAAGAGGATGGCCTCCTCGGTGCTCGCGCCTTTGGCTACAGCCCGCTTCTCAAGTTTTGCCACACGTTTGTCAACCTAGAAGGAGCCGGAGCTGGAGGCCGAGCGATGCTTTTCCGAACCACCGATCTCCAAGCCGCCGAGGCCTATGCCAAGAGTCCCCATCCGTTTGGCTCCGTTGTTGCGGCAAACGCCTTTGAGCGAGGAGTCATCAAGAGCGGCACCGATTTCGAGGTATTCGCTCCGGCATTCGGACAGCGAGGGCTGGATATTGCCTTTTACGAACCTCGCTCGCGCTACCACACCGAAGATGACGATTCGCGCCACACTTCTGTCCGCAGCATCTGGCATATGCTGTCTGCCGCTCTGGCGTCCACGGAGAGGCTCTCCGAGGTTACTGGAACAGTCTTCAATGGCGATCGCGCagatggtgatgacggcCTGGTCCAGAATGGCAAGCCCACCGAGGGTGTCTACTTTGATTGGTATGGCAGTGGATGGCTTGCTTTCCCGCTGAAAGGGCTGTTTGCGTGGTCGCTGACGCTGCTCGTCGTGACGCCCGTGGTGCTCTTTATTGTCACGTATCTGCTCGTCCGCCAAGACAAGTATTACTACTTTGCCATGGACATCTGGAGGCATTCCGAGATTCACGACGAGCCGGTTGCAATCAATGGCTGGCGTGGCTTCTTCCGATACCCCTTGGCGCTGATTTTTGCAATTGGCCTGACGATAGCGTCGATTTTGCTTGTCGCCAAGGTCAATCCTCTCATTGTCTACAGCAGCGGATACGCAGT CTGGGCTATGACGGTGTCCCTCTTCTACTTTAGCTTCTGGCTCATCATGAGAGGCGCCAACTTTGTCAGGCCAACCGCTCTCCATCGCGGATTTGCGCTCGTCTGGCTATTCATCCTGTCTTGGGCCCTTCAAGTCTTTGCGGCCTTGGTCGAGGACCGCATCCACCTTGGCGGCCTTTACTTTGCCGCTTTTTTCCActcggccatcttcttggcgctcttcatctcattGCTAGAACTATTTACGCTGCCCGGAAAGCATGAATTTGCCAACCGCTATCAGGATGATCCAGCCCCGGAGCATGTGCGAATTACCAGCTCCGACAACACCATTACGGgcaatgaagacgaagaggaagatcATGAGTACGCAGCCGAGAGTGCTACGGAGACAACACCTCTCACATCTGGAGAGCCGGGGTATGGGTCGACCGAGCAAACAACCTTTGCTAGCACATACCGACGAGCAGCACAGGCAGATGAGTCGCCAGCTCCCTCGCCCGTAAAGAGCTATCCTCCGTATGAACACGAACAGGCGTGGTCTGGACGACTTCCCACTTGGACTTGGTtcattcagctgctgctccttgctCCTGTCCACGTCATCATCGTAGGCAACTTGGGGCTGATACAGACTTCGTCAATGAACATGACTGGTGCCGACGGTGGTGGTCTTTTGGCTCCTTTAATGGGAATTGGAATCATGACGATTCTCCTTTTACTTCCCCTGACGCCATTTATGCACCGAATCACTCGCCACGTGCCACTCTTCCTCTTGGTGGTCTTTACTGCCACGTTCATCTACAATCTCGTtgcctttcctttttctacCAACTACCGATACAAGTTGTATTTCCAAGAAGTCATTGATGTAGATGCTGGAACGGACATCGTGTCGCTGTCTGGCCTTCCGGAATACGTCGAGGCAGTCGTTTCATCGATTCCCTCAGCTGCTAGTCAAGGTTATAACTGTAGCGATAAGTCGTCGAGGGCTGGCCTCACTGCCTGCAAGTATGCCGTATCATCGCTCTCGCCGCATCTCGTCGACGGCACGGAGCCAGCGGACTTGATCACGGTGACAGGCTCTCTTTCATCTGACGGAAGAACTGCACATCTCCAAATCGACGCAGTAGACTCCAAGATGTGTATCCTTGAGCTCTCTCGGCCTGCATACGGCTTCAAATTGCAAAAGGGCGTTGCTCTGGACGAGCGGTTCGGGTCCAGCCCGCAAAACGGCATGAAGAGCATTACTCTCTTCAGGCGAGAATGGGACGGGGCGTGGGatgttgagctgcagctgacgCGCGATGTCCGCGAGACTGACCCCAAGGCATTTGATGTGACGGCCAAGTGCGCGTACAGCGACATGAATGACGAAAAGACGATTCCGGTGCTGCGTGAGCTGTATCAGTATATGCCCAAGTGGGCGGTCATTTCCAAGGCGGCGGTTGGGCTCGTGGAAGTGAGGAAGAAGTTTACTGTGGGGGACAATTGA